The nucleotide window CCCCACCTACGGCGACCTCAACCACCTGGTGTCGGCCACCATGAGCGGCGTCACCACCTCCCTGCGCTTCCCCGGCCAGCTCAACGCCGACCTGCGCAAGCTGGCCGTCAACATGGTGCCCTTCCCGCGGCTGCACTTCTTCATGCCCGGCTTCGCGCCGCTGACGGCGCGGGGCAGCCAGCAGTACCGCGCCCTCACCGTGCCCgagctcacccagcagatgtTCGACGCCAAGAACATGATGGCCGCCTGCGACCCCCGCCACGGCCGCTACCTCACCGTGGCCACCGTCTTCCGTGGCCGCATGTCCATGAAGGAGGTGGATGAACAGATGCTGGCCATCCAGAGCAAGAACAGCTCCTACTTTGTGGAGTGGATCCCCAACAACGTCAAGGTGGCCGTGTGCGACATCCCGCCGCGGGGGCTGAAGATGTCCTCCACCTTCATCGGCAACAGCACGGCCATCCAGGAGCTCTTCAAGCGCATCTCGGAGCAGTTCACGGCCATGTTCCGCCGCAAGGCCTTCCTGCACTGGTACACGGGCGAGGGCATGGACGAGATGGAGTTCACCGAGGCCGAGAGCAACATGAATGACCTGGTGTCCGAGTACCAGCAGTACCAGGACGCCACGGCCGAGGAGGAGGGTGAGATGTACGAGGACGACGAGGAGGAGTCGGAGGCGCAGGGCGCCAAGTGacgcccgccgccccccggcACTGCCCGCAGCCCCCCCGGCTTCgcgctgctgcagccccaggtgctgctcccctgccaTCCCCTCAGTGTCTCCTGACCCCGTCCCCCCCTGAGCCGGCTCGGCCCCTCGCCCCCCTTCCTACCTCCCCCCTTTTCGTTTTTTACTGGTTTGTGTCTTATTATTTTTTTTGAATACTTAATAAATTTATTGCTGTCCAGGTAGTACCTGTCTGTGCCTGCTGGGtagggggacaggggacacccaCACGGTTCAGCCCccccagccactgccagccaggGGAGGTGTTTGGGAAGCCCCCATGCAGTGCCCCCCACCCTTCTGCCCCTCAGATCCAGCTGCCCCAGGCGGGCTGTGCCTTTGTCCCCACTGTCACCCTTCTCCAAGCTCGGGGGGTGTGGCCCTGTGCCAGAACACAGTTGGCCCTTTGTTCCCCAATCTGAGGTGGTAGCACAGACCCCGGGGACCCCAGGGTGtttccccagggctgggtgtgtgCCCAGTTGTGAAGGACTCAGGACACTCCTGGCTCTGAGCCCCCAGCTTTGGAGGCCATCGACTGGTAGGGCTATGGGCTATAAGAACAGGGGctgtgggaatggggacagtggggctgggggctgtggcgatggggacactggggatggaGGCTGTAGGGGTGGGGTCTGTAGGAGTGGAGACAGTGGGGATGGAGGGTGTAGGTTGTGGGGATGGGAATTCTGGAGCTGGGGGGCTGTCGGGGTGGGGACAGTGTGGGTGGCAGCAGTGGGGCTGTCGTGGTGGGCACAGTGCGGATTGGCAGCAGTGCGGCTGTCGCGGTGGGGATGGCAGCAGTGGGGCTGTCGCGGTGGGGACAGTGCGGATGTCGCGGAGCGGCCCCGCCCGGGCGCGGCGGGTGCAGTGCGGTCTGCCGGCCGGCAGGGGGCGGCAGCACGCAGGGtgcgggggcggggcctgccGAGGGTGGGGCCTggcagggggcggggcctgtCGGGCGCGGCGGCGCGCGCGGtgagcggggcgggggcgctGCCCCCTGGTGGGCGCGCGGGAGGGGCCGCGGGGGAcgggaggggacagcgggggacgggaggggacaggaggggacagcgggggacaggaggggacagcgagGCCCTCGGGGGGCCGGGATGCGTGGACGGTGCCGGTACGTGGTGACCGCGGGCCGAAgcgggcggtggcggcggggcagggcgggggcaCGGGCGAGGGAGGCGGAGAGACGCGTCTGTCCGCGGggacggacacggggacagggacgggaAGACGGGAACGGAGACGGGGTATGGTGCCAGCAACGACGTGTCGGGGACGGGGACGGTGCTGGGGTGGTGGTGCTtgtgacagaatgccggtgccGGTGAGTCGGTGGCAGTGCCGGTGTGTCGGTGGCGATGTCGGTGCCGGTGTGtcggtggcagtgccggggtgCCGGTTTGTCGATGTCACTGCCGGTGTGTCGGTGtttgtggcagtgctggggtttcTGTGGCTGTACCAGGGTGTCGGTGGCAGTGAGGAGGTGTCGGTTTGGGGGTGTCAGTGCCCGTGACGGGGTTTCAGCGTTGCTGTTggggtgccggtgccggtgctggTACCCCGGTGGGTGCACCGGCTCTTGCTGCTCGTGGGGAACCGTCGGTGCtgaggtggcagtgccagccgggGTGTCAAGTCAGTGCTGGTAACGGGGTGTTGGTGACAGTGTCGCTGGTGCTGGGACAtcagtgccatggcagggtggtggtgacagtgccagtgctgctgaggtGCTATTGGTGCCTGGCATGGGGTGACTGTGCTGGTGCCAGGGTGTGGGTGCTGGTGATGCCGGGCAGGTGCCTGTCACGGGATGCCGGTTCTGGTATTTGGGTGCTGATGGTATTCAGGGTGCTGGTGCCAGGGTGCCCgtgccgctgccgctgcccgtGCTGGGCTGACTGAGGCAGTGTCCCCTGGCCAGCAGGACGGTGGCAATGGCGTCGGACGAGCGGCTGGCCCGCTTCCGCCAGGCGCACCTGAACCCCTTCAACAAGAGCCCCGAGCAGCTGGAGCGCCCCGAGGGGGAGCCCCCTGCCCCAGGTGGGTGCTGATTCCCCACCCAcccctccctgtcccacacGGGGGATGCCAGCCGGGGATGGCAGCCGGGCCCAGCCCCAGTTCTGGGGTGGGTTCAGCCCCCCACGAGCCCCCCGTTTGCAGCCCAGCAGCCGGATCCCCCCCCGGGGGACCCCGAGGGCGCCCTGGACCTGGGGCTGGCCGAGGACCACTTCTCCCGGCCCGTGGTGAGTGGGGAGGGTGCTGTGGGGATGGGGGGGTACGGGGGGCTGAGCtgaccctcctcctcctcctcctcctcggggGTGCCGGCAGGGGCTGATCCTGGCGTCGGACGTGCCGCAGCTGCGCCGCGCCATCGAGGAGTGCAAGCGGGTGATCCTGGCGCTGCCCGAGCACTCGGAGCGCCAGAAGGACGCCGTGGTGCGCCTCATCCACCTCCGCCTCAAGCTGCAGGAGCTCAAGGTGGGGCTGGTGCTGCGCACTGAGGGTCTCTGTGGCTGCGGCTCCGCGCTCACACCCATCCCTGGAAGGCTGGACCcgccttggagcagcctggggcggGGGAAGGTGTCCCCGCCCATGGCAGGGAAGGAATGGTGGAAGGGACGACCCTTCAGGTTCAGCCCAAGCCATTCCGTGATTCTTTAGTTCTCTGACCCCCCCTTTGCCCCTGCAGGACCCTGGTGAGGATGAGCCCAACATCCGGGTGGTCCTGGAGCACCGTTTCTACAAGGAGAAGAGTAAGAGCGTCAAGCAGATGTGTGACAAGTGCAGCACCATCATCTGGGGGCTCATCCAGACCTGGTACACCTGCACAGGTGCGTCTGGGGCACCCCCTGCACGTCCCTGTTTGCCCCACGGCCGCACTGACACCCAGCCGTGCCCCCCAGGCTGCTACTACCGCTGCCACAGCAAGTGCCTGCCGCTGGTGAGCCGGCCGTGCGTGCGGGCCCAGGTCAGCCACCAGGCGGAGTACCAGCTCAGCATCTGCCCCGAGAGCGGCCTGGACAGCCAGGACTACCGCTGTGCCGAGTGCCGGGCCCCCATCTCCCTCCGTGAGCccctgggggctgggggagaTGGGGGAGACGGGGGAACTGGGGGAGAtgggggggaactgggggagATGGGGGGAACTGGGGAGATGGGGGGAGATGTGGTAGCTGGGgcctctgtggggctgggggagctgagaGCTCTGTGGGGTTGGGGCTGTAGGGCTGGGGGGTTCATGAAGCTCTGAGGGGTTGGGGATGAGGGGGCTGAGCTCCCCTGGGGGGCTCTgtgaggctggggctgcctgggctgaggggctggggctgggaggtgcATGGGGCTGGTAGGAGCTGACAGTGTGTGGGCTCTGGGGGtgatggggatgtggggaagGTGACACTGGggccctgccgtgtccccaggtgctgctgggtgtGCTGGGGCATGTGCAGGGTGTGGGgtgagcagagagcagggcGGTGGCGGTGCCAGCCCcgtgccagccctgtgccaccacagggGGGGTGCCCAGCGAGGCCCGGCAGTGCGACTACACCGGCCTCTACtactgctccagctgccactgGAACGACCTGGCCGTGGTGCCCGCCCGGGCCATCCACAACTGGGACTTCGAGCCCCGCAAGGTGGGGTGGGGCCACCCTGGGTGTCACAGGAGTCCCTTGGGACAGAACCCCTGAGCAGAGGCCACCTGGGGGCCATGTGCTTGTTCGTGGGGGTCCCTGGGAGGTGCATCTGTGGGTAGAGGTGACTTGGGAGATGTGTCCTTTACCCTGGGGGTATCTCCCTCGGTAAAGGCCACTTGGGGGATCCCATCCCTGACCTTGCACGTCCCTGGGGACCATGGCCTTGTGTAGATGTCACCTGGGGGACCACAGCCCTGGTCATGGGGGCCACATCCCTGATTATGGGGGTCACTGGGCAGAGGTCACTTTAGGGGaagccatgtccccagggattgtccctggggctgtgcccccgggccctgtccctgtgatgggtccctggcaggggtctgtaggtggtggcacagggctggcaggtgCTGAGGTAGCCCTGGCGGTGCTGGCAGGTGTCACGGTGCAGCATGAGGTACCTGGCACTGATGGTGTCGCGGCCGGTGCTGAAGCTGCGCGAGATCAACCCACTGCTCTTCAACTACGTGGAGGAGCTGGTGGAGATCCGGGtaagtgctggggctggggaggacaCCTCACAAGGGCAGGGGACACCACAGGGGCCTGTGCAGTGAGCAGGAGGTGGGGGGACCCCAGGGGCACCCCACAGAGAGGAAGCAAGGTGGGGTGGGAGTTTGGGGCAGAGGGTGCCCAGACTGTAACAGGGATGAACTTGCCCCAGTCTCGTCTTTTTCTTGTCATGCTTCTGTCTCCATCCTATTAACAATCCTGTCCTCATCTTCATCCTGCCCCTACCATTGCCCTTTTCCCTATGGTCCTATTCCTGTCCCCAACTCTGTCCCCATACCTGTCCCCATTGCCACCCCTCCCATTGTGTCCCCTGCAGAAGCTGCGCCAGGACATCCTGCTGATGAAGCCCTACTTCATCACCTGCAAGGAGGCCATGGAGGcacggctgctgctgcaggtcagGAGGCCAGGGCCAGGCATGGTGGTGACAGTCACACTGTGGTGACAGTCACACCGTGGTGACAGTCACACCGTGGCAGTGGTCACACCACAGTGAAGGTCACAACTTGGTGGCGGTCACACAGCAGTGACGGTCGCACAGTGGTGACGGTCACACAGCAGTGATGGTCACACAGCAGTGACGGTCACACAGCAGTGACGGTCACACAGCAGTGATGGTCACACAGCAGTGGTGGTCACACAGCAGTGACGGTCGCACAGTGGTGACGGTCACACAGCAGTGATGGTCACACAGCAGTGATGGTCATACCATGGTAGTGGTCACACAGCAGTGGCAGTCACACAGCAGTGACGGTCACACAGCAGTGATGGTCACACAGCAGTGATGGTCATACCATGGTAGTGGTCACACAGCAGTGGCAGTCACACAGCAGTGACGGTCACACAGCAGTGATGGTCACACAGCAGTGATGGTCATACCATGGTAGTGGTCACACAGCAGTGGCAGTCACACAGCAGTGACGGTCACACAGCAGTGATGGTCACACAGCAGTGATGGTCATACCATGGTAGTGGTCACACAGCAGTGGTGGTCACACAGTGGTGGCAGTCACAGTGGCCTGTTCCCCACAGCTGCAGGACCGGCAGCACTTTGTGGAGAACGATGAGATGTACTCGCTGCAGGACCTGATCGACATCGAGGCCGGGCGCCTCGGCTGCTCCCTCACCGAGATCCACACGCTCTTTGCCAAGCACATCAAGCTGGACTGCGAGGTGAGCCCGTGCTGGGGGGCAGGGCCGTGGGGACACCCCCgtggggccagggcagggctggcagggtcACCACTGTCACCTGCTCCCCCAGCGGTGCCAGGCCAAGGGCTTTGTCTGTGAGCTGTGCCGGGAGGGCGACGTGCTCTTCCCCTTCGACAGCCACACCTCGGTCTGCGCCGACTGCTCCGCCGTCTTCCACAGGTACCATGGCACACTGGGGTGGGATGTGGGGCCGtgggggtggcagggggtgACCTAGCACTGTCcccccctctccagggactGCTACTACGACAACTCCACCACGTGCCCCCGGTGCGCCCGGCTGAGCCTGAGGAAGCAATCCTTGTTCCAGGACTCCGGCACAGAGGGAGAGCCCTGAGGGGGTCTGGCCCCTTTGTGGGGTCTCAGGCCCAAGGCTGCCCCCACCCCACCCACCACAGGGCCCTGGGATGGACACAATCAGCCCGGTGGTGGTTTGGGGACTGGGGTGGGCCTGGCTCTGCGATCCTGTGCTCATGGACATGGCAGCACTGCCGGGAGGGAATCACTGCTGAAGCCCAGCCCTTCCCGGGAGCGTGGAGAGCCTCACCGGAGGGGCAGGATGAGGTTAACCGGGATCCGGTAAAGGCCCCACAGCGGCTCCTGCCGCCCCTGCCTGGAAccgggctgcaggcagggatggtgctgctgtcctgcagtgacaggtgctggcaggagggctcagccctggcaccgGGATGGGACCGAGTCCCTCCCACACAATACCGGACTCTGGTCCCTCCCCAGTCCACGGCACCACCGTTACCGGGGCCGAGCCCCGGGAGGATGCTGCGGGATCTTCCCCGGGCTGGACCGGGTGAGGTGTGGAGCCGCTGCCTCCCCTTCCCGCCGGTGTTTCTGTAGCATTAAGGAGCCTCTTTGCGCAACCCAGCACTCGTGTCCCTGCTTCGGGCGGCGAggggggcaccgggggcacGGGCAGGATGTGCGAACGCCCGGGGGTGGCAGCCCGGGAGCTCCcgtgagcctggggctgccgggggcgagCACCGGCACCGATCCGGTCCCGGGCCGGTCCGCGGGGTAGAATTGCGCTGCGCGGGATAGGCCGCGGTCACCGCTGGTCTCCCGCCCATCGAGAGTGGCCGCGGCCACGCTGCCCCGGTACCCGGTAGGGCCGGGCACCCCCCTTCCCGCTGCTCCCGAGGCGTTCGgtgcccccagctcctcccGCTCCCCCCCGCGGCGGCGCAGACGGGCAGAGGCCGGCGGTGGGTCGGTCGGTCGGTTTTACCGGATCACAGCACTGCTACATCAGAACCGggcgggcaccggcaccggccgCGCTCCGTCGGGCCGCGCTGAGCCGTGCGACCCGTCCCGTGCTGCCCCATCCGCCGCTCCCGGTAACCAAGGCCGTGCCGCTCCCGGGGACCGGCGGGACCGGCCCGGTTTCCCCCCGGGCCGCGGGCCACCGGCTGAGGGCAGCCCGGTACGTCcccgccgcggggccggggccgcctcTGCCCTCCGGGCGGGCTAACGGGAGTCCTGCGCCCGGGGACGGGCTCCATCGGTACCGACGGGACCAGCCCCGGcgtgtcccggtgtcccccggCGGGTTTGTCCCTACGGCTCCCGCGGGCGCTCGGCGGGCAGGAAGGCGTCCGGGGGTCCCGGCGGTCCCGGCGGCAGCTCGGGGTCACTCAGGTGCTTCTTGTCCCGGCCCTGCTCCCGCGCGCGGGTCCAGGAGGGCGAGCGCAGGTACCCGGCCCGCGGCACCGGCGGCGGCTGCAGCCCTGCGGGACGCACGGGCGGGTGGGCGGTCAGCGGCGCCCCGGGACGGGCGGACACACCGGGACCGGCGGACCCGGAGCCCCGCTCACCGCCGGGCGTCTCTCCGGCCGCGTTCTCCTCGTCGGAGTCGGCGAAGACCTCGGCCAGCTCCTGGTCCGACATATCGGTCAGCTCGGTCAGGTCCAGCAGGTCGAAGTGCACCTCCAGCGAGGAGACGCTGCTCAGGGGCTCTGCGGGCaccgggcacagctgggcacccACCGGGAGGCGGGGGTCGCTGCTTGGGGACCAGGGAGCTGGGGGCGTGAGGGGTTCGGGGGGGACCATGACTGGCTGGGGGCTACCAGGGGACTCTAGGGGTGCCAGGGGACCCCAGGGACAAGAAGGAGACCCCAGGTGAGGACAGAAGACGGGACAGGCGGGACACCCcgagggctggcaggggactCTCGGGGACAGGCAGGAAACCCCGGAGCAGACCCGaggtgctggggacaggcaggtgaCGCTATGGGCAGGCAGACATCCCAGGGACAAAGCAGGGGACCTCAGGCacgggcagggatggcaggagctggcagggacgGGCAGGGACCGCAGCTCAGGGCCCCACTCACGTCGGCGCTCGGTGACCTGCAGCAGGCCGGcgctggggatggggatgccCCCCTGCTCCTCCGCGGGGACTCGGGGGGTCTCCTGGGCCGGCCCGTGCGTGGGGGTCCCTGCGGGGCGCTCCGGGACCAGCGGCTCCTTGCCAAGCTCTGCCACATCAGCACCTTCTGCATCAGCgagggcagctcctcctggcgCCCCCGGGGTGCCCGGCTCAGGGGCCGGGCACAGCAGGACCCCCGGGAGGAGCGGGACACGGGCAGAGCTGCCCGAGCCCCTCGCGTCGGAGCTGgcagcccccgccccgcgcccccctCCCCGCGCAGCCCCTTTGTGTCGGCGAGACAAAGCGCGGCTGTGCCGGGGCCGGACAAGGGCGGATTGTGCTGGGACTGTCCCCGCGGGGAGCCGCAGGGACAGGGCGGCCGTGGCACAGCCCGTGGCACACGGTGGTGGTGCAGCCCGCGGCTGTGGCACACAGCGGGGGCACAGCCGTGTCTCGGGGCTGAGCGGGCACCGGGGGTGCCAGGAGGCCCTGTGTGCCCCGGGGGGGACACTGCACCCTGTCCCCCGAGGTCGGTGCCGGTGCCCTGGCAGCACCGAACATGCCACCACTGAGTTACCGGGCGGCTCGGCTCAGGGATGGGCATCGCCTCCCTCCCACCGGGATGGTGACAGcggggcagggacagagagcTCCAACCCACGGGGGAAGGGGAGTTCCTTCTGCTGGGGCACGGAGATGCAGGACATGGGCAGGACACCATGGGACACCATGggacagcagtggcacagcagtggcacagcagccctCTGCCCCGACACTGGCTCTGCCACATCCTGACCCCGCAGGGGACATCGGGCACCCCGCGCTGACGGTGCGGTCCCTGGTCCCGGGAAATGGGCTCCTCATCCCGCTCCAGAACAGGGCAGAGCGGATTCCCCCGCGGCGAACACGGCGCTGCCCGCTCCCGCCACCTGCCCAGCCCCGTGGGTGACACCGTGCCGTGTCACCGTGAGGAGCGCGGCCCCCTGCCCGCACCGCGCCCGCACCCACCGGGGCGCTGCTCCCGGCTGCAGAATTCCCCTCTGGCCTCCGCCTGCATGGTCCCGCCGTGTCACCGGCAGTGTCACCGGCAGTGTCACCGGCAGTGTCACCgcccgctccggcccgggctCACCGGCTGCctggcgggagcggggccggatCAGGGATCTCTCCCGCACGCCGTGTGCTGCTGACTCACGGCAACCGCAGAGCCGGGCGGCCACCGGTACCGGCACCGGGCACCCCGCGGCACCCGCAGCCCGCCCCGGTGGCACCGTCCCCCCACGGGCCCGGTGTCCCGCCGCTCCCCCGGTGCCAcggccggggctgccccacGCTGGCGGCTACGGCACGGTCCTGTGCGGGCCACACGCGGGAGGGACGGGCGGGCAGGGGAGCCCTGGCACCGCCTCTGTCGCCAGGTGCGGCCCCCCCAGAATTCCGGGCCCCCTCGGCTGCACCGGCACCgccacctccctgtccccaaaccctccGCACACCGGCACTGCCACAGCCGTGCGGGATGGCTGCGAGGTGtacccctctgctcccctgggcatcccagagctcctgcatgTCCTGTGAGCCCCCTACCGCCCCTGTGCACCCCCGGgcaccccaatgtccccccacaTTCCCGGAGCACCCCGCCGCAAGCCCAGATCCCCGGTGCGCTCCCCTGCTTCGTGTGACCACCCGGCCACCCCGCTGCCTCCCCTCGTCACCGCCCTGCACCCCACTCCCTGCGAGCACCCCCTGCCCCCCAAGTCCCCGGGGCACTCCAGGGCTCCCTCGGGCCCATGAacacccccgtgtccccccacgTTCTCCGGGTACCCCACTGCTCTGTCCCTCAGTCCCCGACTCTCCCGCCACGGATCCCCCCATGTCGGGTCCCCGCCCCCCAAtccccttcccctgcagccGGGCACCCCCAGCTCGGCCCCgcgcccccctgtgccccccagtgcAGCCCCCATGCAGCTCCTCCCGCTGCACCCCCGCCCTACATCTCCTTGTGCGCcccgcggggcccggcccggTTCCACGGTGATGGGCGTGCCGGTCCGACCGAGCCTCCCCGCTCTGCCCCCGCCCTCACCTCCGGTGCCGGCCGCTGCCGGAGCCGCCatgggccgggctcggggctgatgccggtgccggtgccggtccGGTGCTGGGCGGGCCCGGTGCCAGCCCGCAGCCCGCACGGTCCTGCCcgccgcggcgggggcggggacACCGGAggcggggacaccgggatgggcGGAGCCGAGGGGCGGGAGCACCGGGGACAAGAGAGGGCGCGGAGGGGACCGGGAGGAGAGGGGGGGCTCGGGGACCGGGAGTGCAGCGGGGagcagagccggggctgtgccgcagctgtggggacagccccggTCACACCGGTGGGCGCGGGGGTGGGGGAGCCTGGCCCGGGCACAGTGGGACCCCCCGGGTTTGTCCCCCCCGTCCTGCCCGAACTCCCCGGTTCCCCCGATCCGCTAGGTTACCCCGGTCCCCAGGTTCTCCCACACGGCCCCCCGGCGCCTCCTCCCCGCCCGGTGCTC belongs to Agelaius phoeniceus isolate bAgePho1 chromosome 12, bAgePho1.hap1, whole genome shotgun sequence and includes:
- the TUBB3 gene encoding tubulin beta-3 chain — protein: MREIVHIQAGQCGNQIGAKFWEVISDEHGIDPSGNYVGDSDLQLERISVYYNEASSHKYVPRAILVDLEPGTMDSVRSGAFGHLFRPDNFIFGQSGAGNNWAKGHYTEGAELVDSVLDVVRKECENCDCLQGFQLTHSLGGGTGSGMGTLLISKVREEYPDRIMNTFSVVPSPKVSDTVVEPYNATLSIHQLVENTDETYCIDNEALYDICFRTLKLATPTYGDLNHLVSATMSGVTTSLRFPGQLNADLRKLAVNMVPFPRLHFFMPGFAPLTARGSQQYRALTVPELTQQMFDAKNMMAACDPRHGRYLTVATVFRGRMSMKEVDEQMLAIQSKNSSYFVEWIPNNVKVAVCDIPPRGLKMSSTFIGNSTAIQELFKRISEQFTAMFRRKAFLHWYTGEGMDEMEFTEAESNMNDLVSEYQQYQDATAEEEGEMYEDDEEESEAQGAK
- the DEF8 gene encoding differentially expressed in FDCP 8 homolog, with translation MRGRCRRTVAMASDERLARFRQAHLNPFNKSPEQLERPEGEPPAPAQQPDPPPGDPEGALDLGLAEDHFSRPVGLILASDVPQLRRAIEECKRVILALPEHSERQKDAVVRLIHLRLKLQELKDPGEDEPNIRVVLEHRFYKEKSKSVKQMCDKCSTIIWGLIQTWYTCTGCYYRCHSKCLPLVSRPCVRAQVSHQAEYQLSICPESGLDSQDYRCAECRAPISLRGVPSEARQCDYTGLYYCSSCHWNDLAVVPARAIHNWDFEPRKVSRCSMRYLALMVSRPVLKLREINPLLFNYVEELVEIRKLRQDILLMKPYFITCKEAMEARLLLQLQDRQHFVENDEMYSLQDLIDIEAGRLGCSLTEIHTLFAKHIKLDCERCQAKGFVCELCREGDVLFPFDSHTSVCADCSAVFHRDCYYDNSTTCPRCARLSLRKQSLFQDSGTEGEP
- the DBNDD1 gene encoding dysbindin domain-containing protein 1 isoform X2, with amino-acid sequence MAAPAAAGTGELGKEPLVPERPAGTPTHGPAQETPRVPAEEQGGIPIPSAGLLQVTERRQPLSSVSSLEVHFDLLDLTELTDMSDQELAEVFADSDEENAAGETPGGLQPPPVPRAGYLRSPSWTRAREQGRDKKHLSDPELPPGPPGPPDAFLPAERPREP
- the DBNDD1 gene encoding dysbindin domain-containing protein 1 isoform X1, encoding MQAEARGEFCSREQRPELGKEPLVPERPAGTPTHGPAQETPRVPAEEQGGIPIPSAGLLQVTERRQPLSSVSSLEVHFDLLDLTELTDMSDQELAEVFADSDEENAAGETPGGLQPPPVPRAGYLRSPSWTRAREQGRDKKHLSDPELPPGPPGPPDAFLPAERPREP